The sequence AATATCGAGGCCATGCCAGATACGCATGTCGTCACCAACCAGGTGCCGCAGTTGGAAGACTTCAACCCGGCCTCGTCGCCGGTCCTGACAGAGGCAGTTGCTCGGGAGGGCGGGGCGTGGGGTCTCGACGAGATCGCTGAACTCGGGGCGCTCTCCGGCAGCGCGCAGGCGCAACGCTGGGGGGAGCTGGCCGACCGCAATCAGCCGATCCTGCATACGCACGACCGCAACGGCCATCGCGTCGACGAGGTGGAGTACGACCCCGCCTACCACGAGCTGATGAAGGTGGCGGTCGGGCACGGCCTGCACGCCGCCCCGTGGGCCGACGACCGCGCCGGCGCCCACGTCGTCCGCGCCGCCAAGACGTCGGTGTGGACGCCGGAGCCCGGCCACATCTGTCCGATCTCGATGACATACGCCGTCGTTCCCGCCTTGCGCTTCAACAAGGAACTCGCCGACGTCTACGAGCCGTTACTGACGAGCCGCGCCTACGACCCGGAGCTGAAAGTGCCTGCCGCCAAAGCCGGTATCACGGCAGGCATGTCGATGACCGAGAAGCAGGGCGGGTCCGACGTTCGCGCGGGAACGACCCAGGCCACGCTCAACGCCGATGGCAGCTACAGCCTGACCGGGCACAAGTGGTTCACCTCGGCGCCGATGTGCGACGTGTTTCTCGTGCTGGCTCAGGCCCCCGGCGGCTTGTCGTGTTTCTTCCTTCCACGAATCCTTCCAGACGGCACCCGCAACCGGATGTACCTGCAGCGGCTCAAGGACAAGCTGGGCAACCACGCCAACGCGTCGTCGGAGGTCGAATACGACGGTGCCACAGCATGGCTGGTCGGCGAGGAGGGCCGCGGAGTGCCGACCATCATCGAGATGGTCAACCTCACCCGACTGGACTGCACGCTGGGCAGCGCTACCAGCATGCGCACCGGCCTCACGCGTGCCATCCACCATGCTGCGCATCGAAAGGCGTTCGGCGCCTATCTCATCGACCAACCGCTGATGCGTAACGTGCTCGCCGATCTCGCCGTCGAGGCCGAAGCCGCCACCATCCTCGCCATGCGGATGGCCGGTGCCACCGACCGCGCCGTCCGCGGTGACGACCGTGAGTCGCTGTTCCGTCGTATCGGCCTTGCCGCCAGCAAGTACTGGATCTGTAAGCGGGCAACCGGTCACGCCGCCGAAGCGATGGAATGCCTTGGTGGCAACGGCTATGTCGAGGAGTCCGGCATGCCGCGGCTGTACCGCGAGGCACCGCTGATGGGCATCTGGGAGGGCTCTGGAAACGTCAGCGCCCTGGATACGCTGCGCGCCATGGCAACTCGGCCCGAGAGCGTCGAGGTGCTGTTCGACGAACTCGCCAAGTCCGCCGGACAGGATCCACGGCTGGACGCCCACGTCGCCGGGCTCAAGGCACAGCTCGACGAGCTCGAGACCATCCAGTACCGGGCCCGCAAGGTCGCCGAGGACATCGGCCTCGCGCTGCAGGGCTCGCTGCTGGTGCGCCACGGTCATCCGGCCGTCGCCGAAGCATTTCTCGCCACCCGCATCGGCGCCCAGTGGGGCGGTGCCTACGGGACCATGCCGACCGGGCTGGATCTGGCTCCGATCCTCGAGCGCGTGTTGGTCAAAGGATGACGACCTCTTCTTCGGCCGAGCTCGCGTAAAGAAGGCGACAGCGCATGACGCACGCGATCAGACCGGTCGATTTCGACAATCTGAAGACGATGACCTACGAGCTCACGGATCGGATAGCGCGAATCACGTTCAACCGCCCGGAAAAGGGTAACGCGATCATCGCCGACACCCCGCTGGAACTGTCCGCACTCGTCGAACGTGCCGACCTCGATCCCGATGTCCACGTGATCCTGGTGTCCGGCCGCGGCGAAGGGTTCTGCGCGGGCTTCGACCTGTCCGCGTATGCGGAGGGATCTTCATCAGCGGGTGGCGGTAACCCCTATGCGAACACCGTCCTGTCGGGCAAGACGCAGGCCATCAACCATCTGCCCGATCAGCCGTGGGACCCGATGATCGACTACCAGATGATGAGCCGCTTCGTGCGCGGCTTCTCCAGCCTGCTGCACTGCGACAAGCCGACGGTGGTGAAGATCCACGGATACTGCGTCGCGGGCGGCACCGACATCGCGCTGCACGCCGACCAGGTGATCGCGGCGGCGGATGCCAAAATTGGCTATCCGCCGATGCGCGTGTGGGGAGTGCCCGCGGCGGGTCTGTGGGCGCATCGGCTCGGCGACCAGCGCGCGAAACGCCTTCTGTTCACCGGTGATTGCATCAGCGGCGCGCAGGCCGCCGAGTGGGGGCTCGCCGTCGAGGCGCCGGAACCGGCCGACCTGGATGAGCGCACCGAACGCCTCGTGGAGCGCATCGCCGCGATGCCCGTCAACCAGCTGATCATGGCGAAGCTTGCGCTCAACACGGCGCTGCTGCAGCAGGGCGTCGCCACCAGCCGGATGGTGAGCACCGTCTTCGACGGCGTCGCCCGCCACACCCCAGAGGGTCACGCGTTCGTCGCCGAGGCGCGCGACAGGGGCTTCCGCGAGGCCGTGAAGAGCCGCGACGAACCCTACGGCGACGCGGGCCGCAGGACGTCCGGGGTCTGACGGTGGCCGCGCTCAGCCGAATGACTGCGCGCTCGGTCGTGCTGAGCGTGCTGCTCGGTGCCCATCCTGCGTGGGCCACCGCCGCCGAACTGATCCGGCTCACAGCGGATTTCGACATCAGGGAAGCCACGCTTCGAGTCGCGCTCACCCGGATGGTCGGAGCGGGGGATCTGGTGCGGTCCGAGGACGGGTATCGGCTGTCGGAGCGGCTGATGGCGCGCCAACGACGCCAGGACGACGCCATCAACCCGCAGCTGAAACCGTGGGATGGTGGCTGGATGACACTGATCATCACCAGCGTCGGCATCGACGCGCGTACGCGGGCCAATCTACGGACGACCCTGCAGCACAACAGGTTCGCCGAGCTACGCGAAGGCGTGTGGCTACGGCCCGACAATGTGGAGATCACACTGCCCGACGACGTGCTGCGCCGCGTACGGCTGATGCGCGGATACGACGACGACCCTGCGCAATTGGCGGGCCAGTTGTGGGATCTGCCCGTCTGGGCGCACACCGGTAGGCAGCTACTCGACGACATGGCGGCCGCAACTGACGTCCCGGGGCGGTTCCTCGCCGCCGCGGGTATGGTTCGCCACCTGCTGACCGACCCGGTGTTGCCTGACGAGCTGCTGCCCGACGACTGGCCGGGCAACGCGCTGCGCGAGGCTTATGCACAATTCGCCGCCGAATTGGCGGCATTGAGGAACGAACCCGAACTGATGGAGGCCCAATGAGTGTGCGAGTCGAACGCAGCGGCCCGGTCACGACGGTGATCATGAACCGGCCGGAGGCGCGCAACGCCGTCAATGGACCGACCGCCGCTGAATTGTTCGCCGCCTTC is a genomic window of Mycobacterium sp. ITM-2016-00318 containing:
- a CDS encoding acyl-CoA dehydrogenase family protein, translating into MPDTHVVTNQVPQLEDFNPASSPVLTEAVAREGGAWGLDEIAELGALSGSAQAQRWGELADRNQPILHTHDRNGHRVDEVEYDPAYHELMKVAVGHGLHAAPWADDRAGAHVVRAAKTSVWTPEPGHICPISMTYAVVPALRFNKELADVYEPLLTSRAYDPELKVPAAKAGITAGMSMTEKQGGSDVRAGTTQATLNADGSYSLTGHKWFTSAPMCDVFLVLAQAPGGLSCFFLPRILPDGTRNRMYLQRLKDKLGNHANASSEVEYDGATAWLVGEEGRGVPTIIEMVNLTRLDCTLGSATSMRTGLTRAIHHAAHRKAFGAYLIDQPLMRNVLADLAVEAEAATILAMRMAGATDRAVRGDDRESLFRRIGLAASKYWICKRATGHAAEAMECLGGNGYVEESGMPRLYREAPLMGIWEGSGNVSALDTLRAMATRPESVEVLFDELAKSAGQDPRLDAHVAGLKAQLDELETIQYRARKVAEDIGLALQGSLLVRHGHPAVAEAFLATRIGAQWGGAYGTMPTGLDLAPILERVLVKG
- a CDS encoding crotonase/enoyl-CoA hydratase family protein, producing the protein MTHAIRPVDFDNLKTMTYELTDRIARITFNRPEKGNAIIADTPLELSALVERADLDPDVHVILVSGRGEGFCAGFDLSAYAEGSSSAGGGNPYANTVLSGKTQAINHLPDQPWDPMIDYQMMSRFVRGFSSLLHCDKPTVVKIHGYCVAGGTDIALHADQVIAAADAKIGYPPMRVWGVPAAGLWAHRLGDQRAKRLLFTGDCISGAQAAEWGLAVEAPEPADLDERTERLVERIAAMPVNQLIMAKLALNTALLQQGVATSRMVSTVFDGVARHTPEGHAFVAEARDRGFREAVKSRDEPYGDAGRRTSGV
- a CDS encoding PaaX family transcriptional regulator C-terminal domain-containing protein; this translates as MTARSVVLSVLLGAHPAWATAAELIRLTADFDIREATLRVALTRMVGAGDLVRSEDGYRLSERLMARQRRQDDAINPQLKPWDGGWMTLIITSVGIDARTRANLRTTLQHNRFAELREGVWLRPDNVEITLPDDVLRRVRLMRGYDDDPAQLAGQLWDLPVWAHTGRQLLDDMAAATDVPGRFLAAAGMVRHLLTDPVLPDELLPDDWPGNALREAYAQFAAELAALRNEPELMEAQ